The proteins below are encoded in one region of Fusobacterium sp. JB019:
- a CDS encoding NAD/NADP octopine/nopaline dehydrogenase family protein, translating to MKRLTIVGGGSSAHVLAPFFSSLNYEVTVLTRRPELWKENVKVEFQDEFGKIVKEVGGRLHNITSDISLGVNKADIIVLCLPVAKYFHMLMKIGEHLNKDKEVFIGMLYGQGGVDMMFEEMKAKFNLKNITYFSYGLIPFICRTKKYGEIGITYGAKIRNVVAVNPKEKFNELNEIFLSKVCHYFFNNEKVYQADNFLSLTLSASNQIIHISRMYGLYYKNKNGWDKKEDIPYFYKDFDEFSAKTLENLDENFEKIREKIRKTHPDEDFKYMINYLDIVNFSYGFSNENIQEAFTSSKTLNQIKTPVMLEDGRYVLDKNSRFFTDDIFYGLAIAKWYALKYNIDVPTIDALIKWAGKYLGIKILEGNTLNENVRYNNIELGIPTKYKNL from the coding sequence ATGAAAAGATTAACAATAGTTGGTGGAGGTAGTAGTGCACATGTACTGGCTCCTTTTTTTTCAAGCCTAAATTATGAAGTAACTGTTCTTACAAGAAGACCAGAACTTTGGAAAGAAAATGTAAAAGTAGAATTTCAAGATGAATTTGGAAAAATAGTTAAAGAAGTTGGTGGAAGATTACATAATATAACTTCTGACATATCTCTTGGAGTAAATAAGGCAGATATAATTGTTCTTTGTTTACCAGTAGCTAAATATTTTCATATGCTTATGAAGATAGGTGAGCATCTAAATAAAGACAAGGAAGTTTTCATTGGAATGCTTTATGGTCAAGGTGGAGTTGACATGATGTTTGAGGAAATGAAAGCTAAATTTAATTTAAAAAATATCACGTATTTTTCATATGGTCTTATTCCTTTTATATGCAGAACAAAAAAATACGGAGAAATTGGAATAACATACGGAGCTAAAATAAGAAATGTTGTGGCAGTTAATCCTAAAGAAAAATTTAATGAATTAAATGAAATCTTTTTAAGTAAAGTTTGTCATTATTTTTTTAATAATGAAAAGGTTTACCAGGCTGATAATTTTCTTTCATTAACACTTTCAGCAAGCAACCAAATTATTCATATCTCAAGAATGTATGGCCTATATTACAAAAATAAAAATGGCTGGGACAAGAAAGAAGATATTCCATATTTCTATAAAGACTTTGATGAGTTTTCAGCTAAAACTTTAGAAAATCTAGATGAAAATTTTGAAAAAATAAGAGAAAAAATAAGAAAAACACATCCAGATGAAGATTTTAAGTATATGATAAATTACCTAGATATTGTAAACTTTTCTTACGGTTTTTCAAATGAAAATATACAGGAAGCATTTACCTCATCTAAAACTTTAAATCAAATTAAAACTCCAGTAATGCTAGAAGATGGAAGATATGTTTTAGATAAAAATAGTAGATTTTTTACAGATGATATATTCTATGGTCTTGCTATAGCAAAATGGTACGCGCTAAAATATAATATAGATGTTCCTACAATAGACGCTCTAATAAAATGGGCAGGAAAATATTTAGGAATAAAGATATTAGAAGGAAACACTTTAAATGAAAATGTAAGATACAATAATATAGAACTA